A DNA window from Aquarana catesbeiana isolate 2022-GZ linkage group LG01, ASM4218655v1, whole genome shotgun sequence contains the following coding sequences:
- the LOC141110653 gene encoding olfactory receptor 6B1-like, whose protein sequence is MVINETLVVDFIILGFPGSSALQYAFFILLLFTYVLTLLCNIIIIIITWTERNLQKPMYFYLRNFSILEIFYVSVTVPKILATITSDGRLMSLTGCITQLFFFFFLSSTECFLLGVMAFDRYLAICQPLHYPLLMNATICQYLSICSWLVGFTTTFPPIFLISQLPFCSRDINHFFCDAPPLLKISCVDTSLNDLIDFICASLVIVTSFTVTLFSYVCIITTIVKMSTTESRAKAFSTCGSHLTVVLVYYGTVIFMYVRPKVGFTFTLNRVVGVFYVVITPILNPIIYCLRNKEVKESIKKYLTLLRGL, encoded by the coding sequence ATGGTAATAAATGAAACATTAGTGGTGGACTTCATTATATTGGGATTTCCAGGATCTTCAGCCTTGCAATATGCATTTTTCATTTTgctactgtttacatatgtgttaaCGCTTTTGTGCAACATTATAATCATAATTATTACCTGGACAGAGAGGAATCTTCAGAAGCCAATGTATTTTTACCTTCGCAACTTCTCTATACTAGAGATATTTTATGTCTCTGTGACTGTTCCTAAAATTCTAGCAACAATTACTTCAGATGGAAGACTAATGTCTCTTACTGGGTGCATAACCcaactgttctttttctttttcttgagtTCTACAGAGTGTTTCCTATTGGGTGTCATGGCTTTTGACCGCTATTTGGCTATCTGCCAACCTTTACATTATCCATTGTTAATGAATGCAACAATATGTCAATATCTAAGCATATGTTCATGGCTTGTTGGATTTACAACTACCTTTCCTCCTATTTTCCTAATCTCTCAGCTTCCATTTTGTAGCAGAGATATTAATCATTTCTTTTGTGATGCTCCTCCTCTACTTAAAATTTCCTGTGTAGATACTTCTCTTAATGACCTTATTGATTTTATTTGTGCTTCTTTAGTAATTGTTACCTCATTTACAGTAACTTTGttttcatatgtttgtataatcacaACTATCGTTAAGATGTCTACAACTGAGAGTCGAGCAAAAGCTTTCTCTACCTGTGGTTCCCACCTAACTGTAGTTCTTGTCTATTATGGTACTGTTATATTTATGTATGTAAGACCAAAAGTGGGCTTTACATTTACTCTTAATCGAGTTGTGGGAGTGTTTTATGTTGTGATAACACCAATTCTTAATCCCATTATCTATTGCTTGAGGAATAAAGAAGTGAAAGAGTCAATCAAAAAATATTTGACTTTGTTGAGAGGACTGTAG